A genomic region of Glycine max cultivar Williams 82 chromosome 15, Glycine_max_v4.0, whole genome shotgun sequence contains the following coding sequences:
- the LOC102668279 gene encoding RING-H2 finger protein ATL1, with protein sequence MGDVLSPFTISSPPPPSSPSTKSNSMPMLYYGLVVVGTAAIVLAIYNLVLLRRSHTRHALPSQSTGQNRDIVRVPEMRTRSFEDSQQRNLLSSFKYKKEVVAKEEEQEEEEQDDDEFECSVCLSVYEEGEEVRKLPQCKHYFHVLCIDMWLYSHLDCPICRTPVDVVGPLCPLENSPDGMMESGGGIPSSL encoded by the coding sequence ATGGGTGATGTTCTAAGCCCCTTCACCATCTCATCCCCTCCTCCACCCTCCTCTCCATCAACCAAGAGCAACAGCATGCCCATGTTGTACTACGGTCTCGTGGTGGTCGGAACCGCCGCCATAGTACTAGCCATATACAACCTCGTCCTCCTAAGACGGAGCCACACGCGCCATGCGCTGCCGTCGCAAAGTACTGGGCAAAATAGAGATATTGTACGAGTGCCCGAGATGAGAACGAGGAGCTTCGAGGACAGCCAACAAAGGAACTTGTTGTCGAGCTTCAAGTACAAGAAAGAAGTTGTGgccaaagaagaagaacaagaagaagaagagcaaGATGATGATGAATTTGAGTGCTCCGTTTGCTTATCGGTTTATGAAGAAGGTGAAGAGGTGAGGAAGCTTCCACAGTGCAAGCACTATTTCCACGTTCTTTGCATAGACATGTGGCTTTACTCCCACTTGGATTGCCCGATTTGTAGAACGCCCGTTGATGTTGTTGGCCCTTTGTGTCCGCTGGAGAATTCACCTGATGGGATGATGGAATCCGGTGGTGGCATACCATCATCTCTCTAG